A window from Mya arenaria isolate MELC-2E11 chromosome 9, ASM2691426v1 encodes these proteins:
- the LOC128245464 gene encoding uncharacterized protein LOC128245464 — protein MKINNEEEPITGVVVVTDIGNCPPGYTAIERDIGDYLRESCYMCVERDTSNKCHTVLVDLSIINKQDPGPKGFTLIGTTYDKRKEWTQKRLYVRWMSTNLTTRAITDIIFVSATSESPKGYTVVGDLTLLKMCFKMSKIRT, from the exons ATGAA AATAAACAACGAGGAAGAGCCAATAACTGGAGTAGTTGTCGTGACAGACATCGGAAATTGTCCACCAGGATATACTGCG ATTGAACGCGACATCGGAGACTATTTAAGGGAGAGCTGTTACATGTGTGTAGAGAGGGACACATCTAATAAA TGTCACACGGTGCTGGTGGATTTGTCTATCATCAACAAGCAAGACCCCGGCCCTAAAGGCTTCACACTGATCGGCACAACGTATGATAAGA GAAAGGAATGGACACAGAAGCGGCTATATGTTCGCTGGATGAGCACAAACCTGACCACCAGGGCAATTACAGATATCATCTTTGTGAGTGCAACCAGCGAATCTCCAAAAGGATACACCGTGGTCGG tgACTTGACATTACTGAAAATGTGCTTCAAGATGTCAAAGATCAGGACCTAA